The segment ATCCGACGATGGCACCTTGGCCGACGACCACCGCGTTGGCTCCGCGGAGCTGCATGCCGGTCTCCTTGATCAGCTCGACGACCGCCAGGGCGGTACAGGGGGCGATGATCGGCTGGCCGTAGAAAACCATGCCGATGTTCGCCGGGTTCACGCCCTCTACGTCCTTGTAAGGGTCGATACGGTACTGCATGGAGGGGGCGTCGATTTCCGGTGGCAGTGGCAGGTGCAGCATGATGCCCGTGACGCTGTCGTCACGATTCAGCCGGTCGATTTGCTCGCAGAGGCATCCGGCACCGCAAGCCTCAGGCACCTGGACCAGCTCGTATTCGATGCCCATATCCGAGCATTGGCGGGCTTGTGAACGGGCATACACCATGCCTGCCGCCGGCTCGCCGACGATGATCGCCGCCAGCTTGGGCTGGCGTCCTTCGGCTGCCAAGGTCTTGACCTGGTGCCGAATTTCCGCCCGCATTCGTTCGGCAAGTGCTTTGCCGTCAATGATCTCTGCTGCCATGGGTCCTCCACCCGGCAGGATGACCGGTGCTTGGCAAGGAGGGGATTATAAATGCTGAGGCGGATTGCGCCGAGGGCAGCGGCGGGCATGGTTGCTTCGGATCGGGACCGGTGCAAGGCCAAATTGCCCCTTACGGATGCCGATACCTTACCCGGTAGGTGACCACCGCTTCCCCGTCAGGTTTGATCTCGACGGGGAAGATCACCGTTCGCGCGTTGAGCTGCTCGAAGTCCGAGCTCTTCTTGATGATCTCCCACTCGCTCCAGCGGTAGAGCTTCTCGAGGATCTTGACCGTCACCGCTTCCTTCTTGTGGTTGCGGACCTTGATCTCGAAGGCCTCCTCGAAAACGGTATTGGAAATCTTGCGGAAGTCGGTCTGCTTGCGCTCGCCGACAATGTCGAAGGCGTCGCCGATGTAGAGCACCACCCGCTCGTCGCGCGAGGTGTGGTCGATCTGATCTTCGCCGATGAATTCCAGCGCCCCGTCGATGTCTTTCTTGTACACCCGGCACTTGCCCTTGGGCAGGGCGATGCCCAGGTTGCGGTCGGCCCGGTTTTCGATCTCGATCAGGACGTTGACCTTCTTGTTCTCCTCCCGCCCGAAGCCGGGGTCGTGATACCAGCCTCCCCACGACCACTGCATCTTGGCACCGTCGTACAGGAAGGTCTTGGTCACGGCCACACCGGGGCTGTTGATCAGCTCGATCTGCTTGATTTGGTTGTTGTTGACCGTGGTGGGCTCTGGCAGCGTGTACATCCGGTACTCGCCGAAGGCCCGGCTGACGTCTTCGCCCTTGGCGGTCGTGGGGGCGAGCTTGGTCATCATGATCTTGTAGTAGTCCTGGCCGAAGCCGAAGTTGAAGTTGCGGAAATCGATCTTCGGGTCGCCGGCCAGAAGCTTGACCGCCGCATCCTTGTAGGCCGTGCCAGTGTTGTTTTCGAGGGTGACCCATCCAGAGACGTCGATCTTGGTGTCATCGGGGTTCAGAACGAGGTTGTAGTCCGCTCGCCACCGGATGTTGTTGGCAATGTAGCTCACCTCGACGGTGTGCTTGCCCTCCTTGCCGGTGGCCAGCTCCCAGACCAGCGTCGGGCGGGTCAGCAGGCCCTCGGGCAGCGAGCTGAACTGGATGCGCTTGATGTTCTCGCCGCGCTCGACCATGCAGATCGGGCCTTTCTCCTTGTCTTTGGCGAGCACCAGTTGTCGCTGGTCGAAGCTCATCAGCGTGCCCTCGTACACCTGCCCGTCGGCCGTGTGGGCCGTGATCGGTTTGTCAATGTACTTGCGGAGCAGCTTGTCGGCGTTGACCAGGTCGAACTCGTAGTTCTGCTCGACCACCGAGGCCTCCGCGTCGGTCAGCGAGCGGAAGTACACACTGGTGGCGTCGATGGTGCCGGCTACGTCTCGGAAGCGGATCAGGTTGATCCCTGCCTTGAGCGGCTCATCGAGCATGCGCCGGTCTTTCACCAAGGCGTAGTTGTCATTGTAGATGGTCAACCTCACGCCCGTTTCCGGTTTGGCGGATTCCTGGGCGAAAACCGGAGCGGCGACGGCTGCGACGATGATCAGTGCGAGTGTGCGACATGTCATGATCTGTTCTCCCGAAGGAAGCTCTCAGCTTTTGGCTTCTGGCTGTTAGCTCCTGGCTCTCCTCGTTATTCCTGAACCCTGAACCCTCAATCGGCAGGTCTCCGTCGCCGTTGGCGACTCCGACCATGCCCTACCTTCCTGAGCCCTCAATCCTCGCTCGGCCGAGATCCCTATCTCGGCCGCTCTCACCCGCGGGATTCCTATCCCGCGACGATGGGGGGCGAAAGGATTCGCCGCCCGAATGGGTGCGAGAAAGGATTCTCGCACCAGCGACACTGAACCCCGCTTGCCACGACGTAGCCTTTGGCGAAGCCGGGAACCCTCAATCGGCAGGTCTGCGTCGCCGTTGGCGACTCCGACCATGCCCTGCCTGCTCACCATGTGTACTCCACGCTATAGGTGATCGTGACCTCGCCATTGGCGGGCACGTTCACGTCGAACGTGATCGTCTGGAAATCCTTCTTCTTCCATTCGTGGCTGGCCTCGCGGATCTCCCAGTTGCGGCCACCGACCTCGAGCCGTTCGAGTACCTCGACCTTGACCGGCTGGTCTTTGTGGTTTCTCAGACGAATCCGCCAGTCCTTGT is part of the Phycisphaerae bacterium genome and harbors:
- a CDS encoding bifunctional 5,10-methylenetetrahydrofolate dehydrogenase/5,10-methenyltetrahydrofolate cyclohydrolase — encoded protein: MAAEIIDGKALAERMRAEIRHQVKTLAAEGRQPKLAAIIVGEPAAGMVYARSQARQCSDMGIEYELVQVPEACGAGCLCEQIDRLNRDDSVTGIMLHLPLPPEIDAPSMQYRIDPYKDVEGVNPANIGMVFYGQPIIAPCTALAVVELIKETGMQLRGANAVVVGQGAIVGLPITVFLVQQFATVTGCHVATRDLAAHTRQADLLVVAVGKAGLIGAEHVKPGAVVIDVGINQTQTTDANGKTISKTVGDVDFDAVRKVASAITPVPGGVGPVTVAMLLRNTVEAARKQLARRQLANPKDTTGQSSCAASSRL
- a CDS encoding DUF4139 domain-containing protein; translated protein: MTCRTLALIIVAAVAAPVFAQESAKPETGVRLTIYNDNYALVKDRRMLDEPLKAGINLIRFRDVAGTIDATSVYFRSLTDAEASVVEQNYEFDLVNADKLLRKYIDKPITAHTADGQVYEGTLMSFDQRQLVLAKDKEKGPICMVERGENIKRIQFSSLPEGLLTRPTLVWELATGKEGKHTVEVSYIANNIRWRADYNLVLNPDDTKIDVSGWVTLENNTGTAYKDAAVKLLAGDPKIDFRNFNFGFGQDYYKIMMTKLAPTTAKGEDVSRAFGEYRMYTLPEPTTVNNNQIKQIELINSPGVAVTKTFLYDGAKMQWSWGGWYHDPGFGREENKKVNVLIEIENRADRNLGIALPKGKCRVYKKDIDGALEFIGEDQIDHTSRDERVVLYIGDAFDIVGERKQTDFRKISNTVFEEAFEIKVRNHKKEAVTVKILEKLYRWSEWEIIKKSSDFEQLNARTVIFPVEIKPDGEAVVTYRVRYRHP